In the Deltaproteobacteria bacterium genome, CCGAGGCTGGCAGCATTCCGCTGGCAACAGCCGCGCTCTGCGTCGCGGATATCCTCCCCCCGGCGTAGCGATCGAGGCCCCGGGGATCGGAACAGCTCGCCTACTGCTTGCTCGACGGATCGCCGGCCGCAGCGGCCAGCCAGTTTCGAATGGCGCGCGTAAAGTCAGCGAAGTCACGCGGCGCCTTGGCGCGGAAGTCGGCGACGCACTCAGGATCGAGCCGCAGCTAGTCGTGCACGAGAATGTTGCGGAAGCCGCCGAGCCCCTTGAGTCGTTGGTGCAGCGCCTCGGGGATCACACCGCGCGTGGCGAGCTGAGGCAGGATATCCTCGTAGTCCTGTGCGCTGGTTCCGAAGTAGGCACTCAAGATGTGATTGCCGATATCGAAAATGATCTCTGCGCCGAGCTGCAGCACACGCTCAGCCGCTCATTCGTCACGGAAGTCGAGACCGCCGGGCGGCAACTCGATCCGCTCCAAGCCGGAGATGATCTCCTTCAGCTTGAGCAACCGCTCGCGCAGGCTCTCAGGACG is a window encoding:
- a CDS encoding DUF86 domain-containing protein — encoded protein: MLQLGAEIIFDIGNHILSAYFGTSAQDYEDILPQLATRGVIPEALHQRLKGLGGFRNILVHD